From the genome of Flavobacterium ovatum, one region includes:
- a CDS encoding TonB-dependent receptor — translation MKKILLLCLMLTCSLAVLANQSTKFRGKVVNNANQGISNATIEILNTNHYTTSSSDGSFSIENVAYGDYVIKIKGVGYATFSQKVSISAKNENSLVFKLSKSENELDEVIVSAQKREENQQNLPVSISTLTEKQIKEYKIWDIKDITAIVPNFNAANPGDNRNVTSIRGITTTSYDPAVATYIDGVNQFGLDTYISQLQDIERIEVLRGPQGTLYGRNAMGGVVNIITKQPTNETTGFAELGFGNFNQQRISAGVRLPILKDKLFFGASGLFTKRDGYFTNTFNNSNFDKQNSAMGNYYLKFLPNSKLSITLNAKHILNNNNGAFPLASSIDEALSNPYKLNQNSIAKMVDKTFNTSLSLKYNADTFDFVSQTAYQSNYRYYKTPIDGDFSPLDGYAIVNNYGRDWNNVNVISQELRFSSKANSASKLKWIAGTYLFHQDNPVKQGIHIGDDGNMLGAPESNVTYINTNQGKGNGLALFGQGTYALNEKLDLTLGLRYDLEERKQTAQGERQPDGDAVGTIFPETSASASFDAFSPKAGLQYKINPNSNLFATYNRGFRTGGISQLSGDPREALQTYEPEFSNNFEIGSKNTFLANRLRLNLAAFYTTVNNAQVPTLVLPDAITVTKNVGELTSKGIELQTEIIPIKNLELNYNLGLTDAKYKDLTLSDNGNTETFNSRKQLFTPAITSMLAAQYKQSITESVKSFARVEWKYLGKQYFDLANQLSQNSYHLLNARAGISFKKLEISIWAENLTNKKYVDYAYNFGAAHLATARTYGLLLRTNF, via the coding sequence ATGAAAAAAATCCTATTACTATGTTTAATGCTAACGTGCAGTTTAGCAGTCTTAGCGAATCAATCTACTAAATTTAGAGGAAAAGTAGTTAATAATGCAAATCAAGGAATTTCTAATGCCACAATAGAGATTCTAAATACCAATCACTATACAACTTCTAGTAGTGATGGAAGTTTTAGTATCGAAAATGTAGCTTATGGCGATTATGTTATAAAAATAAAAGGTGTCGGTTATGCTACTTTCAGTCAGAAAGTAAGCATCTCAGCTAAAAATGAAAACAGTTTAGTTTTTAAACTTTCTAAATCTGAAAATGAATTGGACGAGGTAATCGTAAGTGCTCAAAAACGTGAAGAAAACCAACAAAATCTGCCAGTAAGTATTTCGACTTTAACAGAGAAACAAATCAAAGAATACAAAATTTGGGATATAAAAGATATTACAGCTATTGTACCCAATTTTAATGCTGCCAATCCTGGTGATAATCGTAATGTCACTTCCATAAGAGGAATTACCACAACATCTTATGATCCCGCTGTGGCTACCTATATTGATGGCGTGAACCAGTTTGGTTTGGATACTTACATCTCACAATTGCAGGATATTGAACGTATCGAAGTTTTGCGAGGTCCTCAAGGAACTTTGTATGGACGAAATGCAATGGGAGGTGTGGTCAACATTATTACCAAACAACCTACAAATGAGACAACTGGTTTTGCTGAACTAGGCTTTGGTAATTTTAACCAACAACGCATTAGTGCGGGCGTTCGATTACCTATTCTAAAAGATAAATTATTTTTTGGAGCAAGTGGTTTATTCACCAAAAGAGACGGTTATTTTACTAATACCTTCAATAACTCTAATTTTGATAAGCAAAATAGTGCCATGGGGAACTATTATTTGAAGTTCCTACCGAACTCCAAATTGTCTATTACCTTAAACGCTAAGCATATTTTAAATAATAATAATGGTGCTTTTCCTTTGGCGTCAAGTATTGATGAGGCATTATCAAATCCTTATAAATTAAACCAAAATAGTATTGCAAAAATGGTCGACAAGACTTTTAATACTAGTTTGTCATTAAAGTATAATGCCGACACATTTGATTTCGTTTCACAAACGGCTTACCAAAGCAATTACCGATATTACAAAACGCCTATTGATGGTGATTTTTCTCCATTGGATGGTTATGCAATTGTAAATAATTACGGTAGGGATTGGAATAATGTCAATGTCATCAGTCAAGAATTGCGTTTTAGTTCGAAAGCAAATTCAGCATCGAAATTAAAGTGGATTGCGGGAACCTATTTGTTTCATCAAGACAATCCAGTAAAACAAGGTATTCATATTGGTGATGATGGTAATATGTTAGGTGCACCTGAAAGTAATGTAACCTACATCAATACCAATCAAGGAAAAGGAAATGGTTTGGCACTATTTGGACAAGGAACCTATGCACTAAACGAAAAACTGGATCTTACTCTAGGATTGCGTTATGATCTTGAAGAAAGAAAGCAAACTGCTCAAGGCGAACGTCAGCCTGATGGTGATGCCGTGGGAACTATTTTTCCAGAAACTTCAGCTTCAGCTAGTTTTGATGCTTTTAGTCCAAAAGCAGGATTACAGTATAAAATCAATCCAAATTCAAACTTATTTGCGACTTATAATAGAGGTTTTAGAACTGGAGGGATAAGTCAATTATCTGGTGATCCTAGAGAAGCTTTGCAAACCTATGAACCAGAATTTAGTAACAATTTTGAAATTGGTAGTAAAAACACCTTTTTAGCCAATCGTTTGCGTCTTAATCTAGCTGCTTTTTATACAACAGTAAACAATGCACAAGTACCAACCTTAGTGTTGCCAGATGCCATTACCGTTACCAAAAACGTAGGGGAGCTGACTAGTAAAGGTATCGAGTTGCAAACCGAAATTATTCCAATCAAAAATTTAGAATTGAATTATAATCTCGGACTTACAGATGCAAAATACAAAGACTTGACTTTGTCAGACAATGGAAATACAGAAACTTTCAACTCTAGAAAACAATTGTTTACACCTGCTATTACCTCTATGTTGGCAGCACAATATAAACAATCAATTACAGAGAGTGTCAAATCATTTGCAAGGGTAGAATGGAAGTATTTGGGTAAACAATATTTTGATTTAGCCAATCAACTTTCTCAAAACTCTTATCATTTGCTTAATGCTAGAGCAGGAATATCTTTCAAAAAACTAGAAATTTCTATCTGGGCAGAGAATCTAACCAATAAAAAATACGTAGATTACGCTTACAATTTTGGCGCAGCACACTTAGCGACAGCACGCACGTACGGATTACTTTTAAGAACTAATTTTTAA
- a CDS encoding c-type cytochrome, whose translation MKTIYKFLLSVTMAIAFLLISSTTVSAQAKKATPAEIAAGKTLISKSDCLACHKVDAKLVGPSYKDVAKKYAAIEANYDLLSQKVIKGGSGSWGPIPMSAHSSLKPDDAKKMIKYILSIK comes from the coding sequence ATGAAAACTATTTACAAATTTCTATTGTCAGTAACCATGGCAATTGCATTCCTACTTATTTCATCAACTACTGTTAGCGCACAAGCTAAAAAAGCGACACCAGCTGAAATAGCAGCGGGAAAAACCCTTATTTCAAAATCAGATTGTTTGGCTTGTCATAAGGTAGATGCTAAGTTGGTAGGCCCTAGTTATAAAGATGTAGCCAAAAAATATGCTGCAATTGAAGCAAATTATGATTTATTAAGTCAAAAAGTAATCAAAGGTGGTTCTGGTAGTTGGGGGCCGATTCCTATGTCTGCACATTCAAGCTTAAAACCTGACGATGCCAAAAAAATGATCAAATATATTTTATCAATTAAATAA
- a CDS encoding family 16 glycosylhydrolase encodes MKSNYSKTRLVFCLVSSLFVTGLSAQKGPFFEKGNDPKPATQKWSLIKEMSDEFDGKKVDESKWQISGQGWIGRAPGLFLAENISVSDGSLKIISKMLPEKVVKQGKEFTHSGGYVGSKEGKTYGYYECEVKANKTFMSTTFWLINEGKNTSGCDKRTTELDILETVGQITSPKEWMKNFDQQMNSNTHSRNIPEGCDYKKASNGAKAAVSGKVYDDFHVYGVWWKSADEVQFFLDGKHTSTVKPPANFDIKMYLRLVVETYDWNPVPADGGLNGSLKDRTTTYNWVRSWQLVN; translated from the coding sequence ATGAAATCAAATTACAGCAAAACTAGACTAGTTTTTTGTCTAGTATCTTCACTTTTTGTAACGGGACTTTCTGCTCAAAAAGGACCTTTTTTCGAAAAAGGAAATGATCCAAAACCTGCAACTCAAAAATGGTCTTTGATAAAAGAAATGTCCGATGAGTTTGATGGTAAAAAAGTAGATGAGTCCAAATGGCAAATATCAGGTCAAGGATGGATTGGTCGTGCTCCAGGATTATTTTTGGCTGAAAATATTAGTGTTTCTGATGGAAGTCTAAAAATAATTTCTAAAATGTTACCCGAAAAAGTGGTGAAACAAGGGAAGGAATTTACACATAGTGGAGGTTATGTGGGGTCGAAAGAAGGAAAAACTTATGGGTATTATGAGTGTGAAGTAAAAGCAAATAAAACCTTTATGTCAACAACTTTTTGGTTGATTAATGAAGGGAAAAACACATCAGGTTGCGATAAGCGAACTACCGAATTAGATATTTTAGAAACTGTTGGCCAAATTACTAGTCCAAAGGAATGGATGAAAAATTTTGATCAACAAATGAATTCGAACACACACAGTAGAAATATTCCTGAAGGATGTGATTATAAGAAAGCTTCCAATGGTGCTAAGGCAGCAGTAAGTGGAAAAGTATATGATGATTTCCATGTGTACGGAGTTTGGTGGAAAAGTGCTGATGAAGTGCAATTCTTTCTAGATGGTAAACATACTTCTACTGTAAAACCACCAGCAAATTTTGATATTAAAATGTATTTACGATTGGTTGTGGAGACGTATGATTGGAATCCAGTTCCTGCTGATGGAGGATTGAATGGCTCTTTGAAGGATAGAACGACTACTTACAACTGGGTACGTTCTTGGCAGTTGGTAAATTAA
- a CDS encoding sulfatase — protein sequence MKNLKLVTLLFGMVCCVTIQAQERQKNILLICMDDLRPELNSFGVSYIKSPNIDKLASDGRVFLNHYVNSPSCGPSRYTMLTGRYGDPGNDAIFERAEKLKVNPNSVPPSMPEWFRNKGYTTVSIGKVSHHPGGLGGKDWNDVNVIEMPNAWNEQLMPVAEWEHPRGAMHGLANGEIRATGKTKMDVFQSFDGPDTSYPDGHIANEAIKQLGKLSSQDKPFFLAVGLIRPHLPFGAPKKYFDLYKNVILPPIQSPEKPTSVSTWHNSSEFFQYNLWGKNPNTDKEFADEVRKHYAACVSYADQQVGFILAKLKETGADKNTIIVLWGDHGWNLGEHAIWGKHNLFEEGVRSPLIISYPELKAKGKQSNGIVETVDIFPTLCDLSGIEKPSFANGESLLPILKDANSSGHVAFSYNGKANSIRTMQYRFTLHKNGATELYDEKSTAKEAKNIAQENPAIVEELKLLLKNKLDKLN from the coding sequence ATGAAGAATTTAAAATTGGTTACGCTACTTTTTGGAATGGTCTGCTGTGTTACAATTCAAGCACAAGAACGCCAAAAAAACATTCTATTAATTTGCATGGATGATTTGCGTCCAGAGCTCAATTCTTTTGGGGTTTCCTATATCAAAAGTCCGAATATAGACAAGCTAGCCAGTGATGGACGTGTGTTTTTAAACCATTATGTTAATTCGCCAAGTTGCGGTCCTTCCCGTTACACCATGTTAACTGGTAGGTACGGAGACCCAGGAAACGATGCTATTTTTGAAAGAGCCGAAAAACTAAAAGTAAACCCAAATTCCGTACCGCCAAGTATGCCAGAATGGTTTAGAAACAAAGGATATACAACAGTTTCGATAGGTAAAGTATCGCATCATCCGGGCGGTTTAGGAGGTAAAGATTGGAATGATGTAAATGTAATCGAAATGCCAAATGCTTGGAATGAGCAGTTGATGCCCGTGGCCGAATGGGAACATCCACGTGGAGCTATGCACGGTTTGGCAAATGGAGAGATAAGAGCAACTGGAAAAACGAAGATGGATGTTTTTCAGTCATTTGATGGTCCAGATACTAGTTATCCTGATGGTCATATAGCCAATGAAGCGATTAAGCAACTCGGAAAATTATCTAGTCAAGACAAGCCGTTTTTCTTGGCTGTTGGACTTATCAGACCACATTTGCCGTTTGGCGCTCCAAAGAAATATTTCGACTTGTATAAAAATGTCATACTGCCACCAATACAAAGTCCAGAAAAACCGACTTCTGTTTCGACTTGGCATAATTCAAGTGAGTTTTTTCAATACAATCTTTGGGGTAAAAATCCAAATACAGATAAGGAATTTGCTGATGAAGTACGCAAGCATTACGCTGCCTGCGTTAGTTATGCCGACCAACAAGTAGGTTTTATTTTAGCGAAATTGAAAGAAACAGGAGCTGATAAAAATACCATCATTGTATTGTGGGGAGATCATGGTTGGAATCTTGGTGAACATGCCATTTGGGGCAAACACAATTTGTTTGAAGAAGGCGTTCGTTCACCTTTAATTATTTCCTATCCAGAATTAAAAGCAAAAGGAAAACAATCCAATGGAATTGTTGAAACGGTCGATATTTTTCCAACATTATGTGATTTAAGTGGAATAGAAAAACCAAGTTTTGCAAATGGCGAATCATTATTGCCAATACTTAAAGATGCAAATAGTAGTGGTCACGTAGCCTTTAGTTACAATGGAAAAGCGAATAGTATTAGAACAATGCAATACCGATTTACACTTCATAAAAATGGTGCAACAGAACTGTATGACGAAAAATCTACTGCTAAAGAAGCTAAAAATATTGCCCAAGAAAACCCTGCAATAGTAGAAGAATTGAAACTGTTATTGAAAAATAAACTAGACAAATTAAACTAG